The genomic stretch TCTCAAAATAAAATTTGACTATTAAAACGGAGTCACCAGAAAGAGAAGAAATGGCAGAAAACGTCAATCGACAACACCTCGATTGCATATATGACGAGGAACCTTTAGGTTTTGATAAAGATCCCATGGCGCTTGAGAAAAAGCAGCCACAAGATCCTTTTGAAGAAGTCAACCTTGGCGAAGAAGGGGACAAACGGCCCACATACATCAGCACCAACATCGACCAAAAGCTCAAATCAGAGGTAATTTTGCTATTAAAAGAATGGCTTAAAAgcacctttggtccctgtaagttagcgagtatttgattttcgtccctgtaaattTTTTTCTGGGACTGAGTccttatatttcactttcgcgtttgttttagtccctaaattCAAAATCCGTagaaaaattcgcaggaaaacctgcaaattttcctgcggattttgtctttagggactaaaccgcaagcaaaaagcatgatatagggactcataccaagaaaaaaaacatacagggacgaaaataaaaaactcgctaacttacagggaccaaaggtgcatttaagcctaaaagAATttaaagattgctttgcatgggattataATGAAATGCCTAGTTTGAGCAGGGAATTGGTCAAACTAAAGCTACCAATACAAACTAGAAAGAAACTAGTAAAGGAAACACCTCGACGTTTTTCCCCAGCAGTAATGTCGAAGATAAAGGAGGAGGTCGAAAGGCTCCTCAAGAGCAAGTTCATAAGAActgcaaggtatgtcgaatgaTTGGCTAATATCGTACCAGTCATGAAGAAAAATGGAAATTTGAGAGTGTGCATTGATTTTAGAGATTTAAATGCTGCCACTCCGAAAGATGAATATACCATgcatgtggcagaaatgttaATCGAATTTGCTGCTGGTTTTGAATACTTAAGTATGCTTGATGGTTATGCttgttataaccaaatttttattgtAGAAGATGTGCCGAAGAAGTCATTTTGTTGCCCAGGGGCATTAGGAACCTACGAATGGGTGGTCATGCCATTCGGCCTAAAGAATGCTGGAGTGACATACCAGAGGGTAATGAATTCTATGTTCCATGATTTTATTGAGGACTTTATGCAGGTCTACATCGATGATATTGTGATAAAATCGACTTGTAAGTCGACACATCTGGAATATCTTAGAAAATCTTTTGAGAGGATGAGGCAATATGGATTAAAAATGAATCCATTAAAGTATGCTTTTTGTGTACAGGAAGGAGATTTCCTAGGTTTTGTCGTGCATAAAAAGGGTATAGAAGTTAACCAAATCAAGACCAAAGCCATTATGGACGTCAAGCCTCCATTGACCAAGAAGGAACTTTAGTCCTTGTTAGGGAAagtaaacttcttaagaagattcaTATCCAACCTAAGTGGAAAGACAAAGGCATTCTCACCACTACTTCGACTAAAGAATGAAGAGTTCATATGGCAGAAAGAGCATCAAGAGGCTTTCGAAAAGATCAAAGAATATTTGATGAAGCCTCCTATACTGGCACCTCATGTTAGGAGTAGGCCCATGAGGTTGTATATCACAGCCTCAGACTCGACTATAGATAGAATGCTAGTTCAAGAAAATGACGACGGTGTCGAAAGACCTGTATATTATCTTAGTCGAATGTTAAATGGTCTTGAAACTAGGTATAGTGACATAGAAAAACTATGTCtgtgtttgtatttctcttgtatcaagttaaagaaatatataaagccagttgatgtgtATGTTTCCTCGCActttgatattattaaacatatgctgtctaaaccaattttgcatagtcgaattggtaaatgggcattGGCATTAACAGAGTACTCTCTAACATATGCtcctttaaaagcaatgaaagggcAAGTGGTAGCATACTTCCTTGTCGACCATTCCATGGTCTCCATGCCTCAAAATTATGTCGATTTGGTGCCATGGAAATTAAATTTTGATGGCTCCAGTCATAAGAATGGCAGAGGCATAGGAGAGGTCATAATTTCTCCAAATGGAATTCCAGTAGAGTTCAAGTATTTAATCGACGGTGTATGTACCAACAACGAAACGGAGTACGAATCTCTGATAACCGGACTTGAACTGCTGCTAGAATTGGGGGCAAGAAATGTCGAAATtatgggagattctgaattagtaGTTAAGCAGGTTTCAAAAGAGTACAAGTGCGTTAAAAAGAATTTAATCATGTACTTTGTGATTGTTAATAGGTTGCTCAAACAATTCGAATCGACAAACATTCGGCACATACCTCGACGAGAGAACCAAGAGGCTAATGACTTAGCGCAAGAGGCTTCAGGATACAAGAAAAATGAGGATGGAGAGCCTATTCAGATAAGAGATAAGGTTCGAGCAATTGTGCTATCTTCTTCAAATCTGTCGATTATAAAATTGAATGTAGTTGATGCCGAGAATTTCGAAATTTTAATAGTcgaaaatggaaaagaaaatgACTGGCGTCAGCCATTGGTTGAATACTTACGCAACCCTACTGGTTCGACAGATAGAAAGATTAAATATAGGGCTCTAAATTTTGTTTTGATAGAAAATGAGTTGTTCAAAAAGATGGCAGAAGGGATATTGCTAAAATGCCTTGGGGAAAGTGAAGCATATTTAGCCAtctcgaacgtacatagtggagcCTGTGGTACGCACCAAGATGGACACATAATGAAGTGGACTTTGATGCGTTCAGGTGTCTATTGGCATTCGATATGAAAGGATTGCATCGAGTTCGCTAAAGGTTTCCAAGTGTGCCAGATGCATGGGGGAATCCAACACGTTCCTACAAGCGAACTACATGCCATTGTGAAACCTTGGCCATTTAGGGGATGGGCTTTAGATGTAATTGGAGAAATAAAACCAGCTTCGTCAAAACAACAAAGGTACATTTTAGTCGGTATTGATTATTTTACGAAGTGGGTTGAGGCCGTAGCCCTAAGAAATGtcgatcaagaggctgtgatagATTTTTTACAAAATCATATCATATGTCGGTTTGGGCTTCTAGAGACAATCACAACCGACCAAGGAACAGTGTTCACAGGACAAATAATGCGGGAGTTTGCACAAGAAGTTGGCATCAAATTGCTGACATCTACACCCtattacgcccaagcaaatggccaagtcgaagctgccaacaaggtGATAATTAGCCTAATAAAAAAACATGTAGGGAGGAAGCCAAAAAATTGGCACCAATCACTAGACCAAGCTTTATGGGCATGTAGAACATCTCCCAAAGAAGCAACTGGGACCACGCCATTTCGACTCACATATGGACATATGGACATGACGCTGTGTTACCAGTAGAGATACACGTCTAGTtaataagaatacaaagacaacaTGAAATACCATCCGAGGATTATTGGAGCATGATGACAGATGAGCTTGTCAGTCTGGACGAAGAGAGAGTATTGGCTCTCGACTCACTAAGGAGACAAAAGGATGGGGTGGCTAAAGCTGATAATAAAAAGGTAAAAAATAAGGTGTTTGTTGTagatgacttagtttggaaagtgatATTGCCTATGGACAAAAATGATAGAATTTTGGGAAAATGGTCACCCAATTGGGAAGGACTGTTTAAGGTAATAAAAGTCTTTACCAATAACGCTTATGAACTGGAAGAGCTGGCCCCAGATCAACGAATTATCAGAGTACATGGTAAGTACTCAAAAGGGTACAAACCAGCCCTTCAAGAAGTCACCATTTCGACAACATAATTAAGGGTCGAGGCAGAGCTGGAGAAAAGGTAATGAAACCAGAATAAAGTAAAACAAATACTGCATTTAAAATGGTTCAAAGAACCAATTTTTGAACATTTACAAATGTTACACCAAACAAAAAAAAAGCCATATGCAAATGGCCACATAAAATCAGAAAGAGCCAAACTATTGTTGGAAAGACTTCAAGTCGAACTGGAGGTCCACAGTTTGATTTTACAATGTACCGGCTTTATCTTTGAACGTTTTTATCTCTGTTTCAACTAGAGCCGTAGCGTTGCTGAAGACAACGACATCCATGGTCATTCTCAACATTTCCGCTTGAGTAGGAGCAATATCATTAGCAAGATCCTCCTCTTATTTGGTGATAAGCTCCAACTCTGCGTTTAAGTCAGACATTTCTTTCGACAGATCTTCAAGCCGACTGCGTATCGCTATAGACCTTTCTCTTTTAGGAAATGGCTCTTGACGTCTTTGACCAAGTTGAGCCTTCAACCCCTCTATCACCTGCTTCGCCTTAATCACGGTGTCCACATTGTTCTTCATAAGTGCCTGCTTAGCCTCGATCAAGTTTTCATTATCCTTCACACTTTGGATATTCTCAAGAAgaagagggagaagttttgcAAAAGCCTACACCATGAACCTGCAAAACTCAAAGATCTCAAAGCCTTTCAGTTGAACACATGCATCTAAGAGCTATGGGCCAAGATTCGAATCTTCACACAACAACTCAAGCAAGTCGGAACTAAAGGCATGTGTCCTGATTTTGTCTGTCAAGGCTTTGATTTTGGTCGCTTATGGCCCTACCTTGTCATTATGCTCTCGGGACTGGTCAGTGTTAGAAGGGGAAGTATAGTAACTCACAAAGCTGTTTAGCCTCGCTAGTGCAGCATCGACATCAATGTCCAACGGATCAATCGACATCTTGTCAGCAGGATACATGGTTGAGTTGAGGGTTTTCTCTCCTGAGGTGCCAGGCACAGTATTTTCTCCCGTCATGAGTGTGGGTGGAGAAACTTTTTGAGCAGCAGTTGGTAATACATTTTTAGGCTTTTCAGCAAGTGAGTGATCCGCTGATGTCGAAGGAAGTTTGGATCCAACCAAAGGAGAATCACCTTTGACTGGTATGGAAGGGGTGCCTTCGACAGAGGGATGATTTCCGTCTTCATCAATTCCCAAGGCCTTTGAGGAATCTGAAAGACTAGAATTAGAACTAGTCGAATAAAGACTATAATGTGTGGCGGGGCTAGTGATCGAATCAGAATAATTGCGAGTAGCCATGATATTTAAATCAATTAACTCACCAGCGGCTAAGTTAGGATCATTGTAAGGAGGAACTTCGTCAGAAACAGGAGAGTATTCAGCTGTACTGGCCAAACTTGGCTGTTGGCTAGAAAGTCCAACCTGCAGAGAAAGGTAAAATTCAGAGAAATAATTCATTGCCTATTTAGCCATAAAAATATTCGACGTTAGCAAATACCTGTAACGCAAGGTCGAAGCTTCACTGTTTGGCTTCTCCTGTCGAAGCGTCAGCAGTACCTTATGGAGGATCCCGTTTCTCAACAAGAATCAGCTGAGAGGGAGTAAAAGAAACTGTATTCACAGCAAAGAATGTCAATATCGGAATGTGCCAAATCAAGGTGTTTTCAACAAGAGTCATACCTCTTCTTTTGGTGACCAGAGGCACATGGTTATCATCTGACTCCCCAGCAGATTCGACAACCGGGGAATCACTTCGAAGCTCCAGGGtcttgatttgtttttgttttttggcCTCCCCACCTCCAGGAAGAGACTTTTTCTTTCTCTTATGCTATTTGGAGCTAGAGGATCATTGAAGGGATTTAGCATCTTGAGATGGCTGAAAAAGAAATGGAAGTTAGGTGAAGCTAAACTCTTAGGTCGAATCGAAAAAGAAGGCTAGGTAGAAGGGAGTACCTTAACCCCTTTCAGAATTTTGTTTGTCCTTGGATGATTTGGATTTGTCGGAGGGAGCAGTTGAAACCACTGAGTGTTTCCGACTCTGGCATGAGATATTAGAATTTAAGAAATTGGATGCAAAAATCCCAAGgtctaaagaaatgaaaaggtcAAGAGAAAGTTTACGGGAAAACTAACCTTGTTAAGGGAGCGTGAAATGGGCTCCTCATCAGAATTGGGACTTTTGGATTTGGCCTGCAAAATATATTGGTCAGACTGAGCAACGCCAAATCAAAACAGAAAATCCGCCAAAATGTTAAGTCGAACCTTTGGTTTGGAAGAACCAATTTTGTCGGGATTGCTGGCAGGAACTTCCTTGGTGACTGTAAGAGCAATAGCTAAAAGAAATGGCTAAATTAGTAAAGCAATTAAAATTGGAATACGATAAAGCAAGCTTTCCAGAGGTTGTTACCATTAGGGATGGAGACAAGTGTTTTCACATATTGAGGAGCAACATGTAAAACACCCGGATAGTTATCCAATCGATACTTCGTTGATTCCAATCTAGCGGCTTTTTTCTTATAGGCATTCTGGATGTCCGACAAAGGGCAATAATACCAGTCGGGAACAGGTGTTCGAAATGCCAAAGCCAAAGGGCTAGAAGGAAAAGGAGGgaatttattttttccaaaatgaaGTGCGTAAAGATACTTATCTTTCGCGTAACCAGGTATTTTCAATTGAGGATTCTTACTGGTTACCTTCTACTTTAACGTTTCAGCCGCTTGAGAGATGGTCTGACGAAGATCATTGGGTAAATATACCACCTCGAAGTACTTTTGGAAAGCTTGATTCTGTTTAATGTTGGTAGCCTTACACTGAGTtgattttgaaggatagaaaaacacttagaaagggggggtttgaataagtgtagctttaaaaacttgaccgataaaaataaattgcacagttatttttatcctggttcgttgttaactaaactactccagtccacccccgcagagatgatttacctcaactgaggatttaatccactaatcgcacggattacaatggttctccacttagtcagcaactaagtcttccagagtcttctgatcacacactgatcactccaggaacaactgcttagataccctccaagactttctagagtattctgatccacacgatcactctagttacaacctgcttagataacctctaagacttcctagagtattctgatccacacgatcactctagttccttacaacttaatgtaatcaattctaagagtattacaattgcttcttaaaagctataatcacaaactgtgatatttctcttaacgtttaagcttattctcactaatatattacaacagcaatgtagtgagctttgatgaagatgaagattctgagctttgaatagaacagagtttcagcaagttaatatgagttgttttgttcagaatcgttaaccttgcttctcatcagaacttcttatatataggcgttggagaagatgaccgttgagtgcatttaatgctttgcgtgttccgtacaacatcgcatttaatgttatacgcttttgtcaactacctcgagccttgttcacgctgtgtctactgacgttgcctttaatagcttctaacgttccttttgtcagtcagcgtagcctgccacatgtacttccttctgatctgatgtttgtgaatacaacgtttgaatatcatcagagtcaaacagcttggtgcaaagcatcttctgatcttctgaccttgaagtgcttctgagcgtgataccatcagaacttcagtgcttctgatctcatgttcttctgatgcttccatagacccatgttctgattctgcttcgaccatcttctgatgtcttgccagaccatgttctgatgttgcatgctgaaccctttgagacaaagcttctgagcgctgaattatgcatactctttatatatttcctgaaaaggaaattgcattggattagagtaccatattatcttaagcaaaattcatattattgttatcatcaaaactaagataattgatcagaacaaatcttgttctaacaatctccccctttttgatgatgacaaaaacatatataaatgatatgaatttgcgatcagaaagagcagacggcaaaagacaaattacacagctatagcataagcatgtgaatatgtctccccctgagattaacaatctccccctgagataaataatctccccctgaaataaatactcgaagaactttaataaaagacttccctgattatttcggtagagacgatcacataagcttctgtcttcagagaattcatagcttctgacttctgcttccattggacagcttcagaacttgaatttctttagatccctagaacactcatagcttctgattcctgcttccatttaggacagcttcagaacttgaatttctttgatcttcagaacattcacagcttctgatttctgcttccatttaggacagcttcagaacttgagttttctggatctttagaacattcacagcttctgatttctgcttccctcggatagcttcagagctttgaatttctaccaacatcacttcatgctagatttgtatcagaacattgttgaatgtaccagagcatcatcagagcatctctacatcctgaaatgttacagaacaaaaactaaacgacaaaagtcagcatgaacgagtcagaacataaaatgtatattagaaaacatgatatgtatcagagccatataggctaaaataatgtatcagagcaaatagaattttgtcagagcaaatagacaaattttggatcaaattctattatcagaaattctgatcattcttctttcttgcttctgatttctgaagcttgacagcactcagcttgcttcagtttccataagcttattctttttacagaataacgcttcttattgttttgcttcttgtgtgctttgaagattctcttcacatctttatacctgcaaaacacttaaaccatatagaacttgcagttcttgttagtgaaagcaactgattaaatcaaatcatttatcacatatttctccccctttttgtcatatcatcaaaaaacagaaaagattcagagacaaacaaaaagaaacacacggaggaagaagatgatttcattgaagttcaacatcaggtacagaagtacatgaagatactcatacataagaacttctcatcttctcattctgggcataaatccatactgatgttcttcagaatgaacttaaacctatcttcagccaggggttttgtaaagatatcagcccattgatggtctgtatccacaaagtttaaagatagaacacccttctgaacatagtcccttatgaaatgatgtttaatctcaatatgtttaacttttgaatgaagaataggattcttagataaacatatagcagaagtattatcacagaatataggaatgttactctcatatatctgataatcttctagctgactcttcatccagagcatctgtgtactgcaaccagcagcagcgacatattctgcttctgttgttgatagagcaatagttgcttgcttcttgctataccaggagatcaaatgacttccaagaaattggcaacttcctgaagtactctttctttcaattctgtctccaacatagtcagcatcgcagaatcctactaagttgtattctttagattttctgtaaactaagccaacattagtagtacctttcagataccttagaattctcttaatagCAGTTAAAtaagattctctaggatctgattggaatctagcacacaaacaaacactgaacagaatgtcaggtctagaagcagtcaaatatagaagagatccaatcatacctctgtataacttctgatctaccttcttacttacctcatccttacctaggatgcatgttggatgcataggagttttggcttctttgcagtctagaagattaaacttcttcagaagttccttcacatacttggtttggtgaacatacgttccttctgatgtttgatttatttgtattccaaggaaatacttgagttctcccatcatgctcatttcaaactcagcctgcatagactcagcaaactcctttccaagtgtagcattagatgttccaaaaataatatcatctacatatatttgacaaattaaaatatcccttttaaaggttttacaaaagagagtagtgtccacttttcctctagtgaaaccattatccagaaggaaagaacttaagcgttcataccaagctctgggagcttgtttcaatccatacaacgatttctttagtttaaaaacatgattaggagacatagagtcttcaaaaccaggaggttgatggacataaacttcttcatctatataaccatttaagaaggcactcttaacatccatctgatagagagtgatgttatgttgagtggcaaatgaaattaatagacgaatagattctaacctggccactggtgcaaaggtttctgtatagtcaatcccttcttgctgactgtaaccctgagccaccagtctggctttgttccttaccacttcacctttctcacagagctttctgaagacccattttgtaccgattatattgaatccatctggtctaggaacaagatcccaaacatcattccttgtaaactgattcagttcttcttgcatagcaattatccagtctggatcttctagagcatgatcaacagaagttggctcgatcaaagatacaagacctaattgacagtctgcattgttcttaaggaatgctcttgttctgattggatcatccttctttccaagaatgacatcttctgaatgaccagagatgagtctggatgatcttctgacagatggttcttcagaaatgcttagattctccagagaagctgatacttgatcttcagattctttgcttctgagaagctctgcttctgatgcgttgcttcttggctcaacaacttctgatacatcaatatcacaatctgcaaaattatcaaactgctttggtttttcagaaccaagcttatcatcaaacctgatattgattgattcttctacaatcaatgtttcagtattgtatactctgtagccttttgagcgttcagaatatccaagaaggaaacttttttgtgctttggaatcaaacttaccaagatgatctttagtgttcagaataaagcatacacatccaaaaggatggaaatatgaaatgttgggctttatattcttccacaattcataaggagtcttatttagaataggtctgatagagattctattctgaatatagcatgcagtgtttattgcttctgcccagaaatgcttagccatattggtttcattgatcatggttctggccatttcttgcagagtcctattctttcgttctacaactccattttgctgtggagttctaggacaagagaaatcatgggcaataccattttctttgaagaattcttcaaagattctgttctcaaattcaccaccatgatcacttctaacctttatgattttacactctttttcagattgaatctgaatgcagaaatcaaagaacactgaatgggactcatccttgtgtttcaagaattttacccatgtccagcggctataatcatctacg from Vicia villosa cultivar HV-30 ecotype Madison, WI linkage group LG4, Vvil1.0, whole genome shotgun sequence encodes the following:
- the LOC131597235 gene encoding uncharacterized protein LOC131597235 produces the protein MAENVNRQHLDCIYDEEPLGFDKDPMALEKKQPQDPFEEVNLGEEGDKRPTYISTNIDQKLKSEVILLLKEWLKSTFGPFMKKNGNLRVCIDFRDLNAATPKDEYTMHVAEMLIEFAAGFEYLSMLDGYACYNQIFIVEDVPKKSFCCPGALGTYEWVVMPFGLKNAGVTYQRKEHQEAFEKIKEYLMKPPILAPHVRSRPMRLYITASDSTIDRMLVQENDDGVERPVYYLSRMLNGLETSRIGKWALALTEYSLTYAPLKAMKGQVVAYFLVDHSMVSMPQNYVDLVPWKLNFDGSSHKNGRGIGEVIISPNGIPVEFKYLIDGVCTNNETEYESLITGLELLLELGARNVEIMGDSELVVKQVSKEYKCVKKNLIMYFVIVNRLLKQFESTNIRHIPRRENQEANDLAQEASGYKKNEDGEPIQIRDKVRAIVLSSSNLSIIKLNVVDAENFEILIVENGKENDWRQPLVEYLRNPTGSTDRKIKYRALNFVLIENELFKKMAEGILLKCLGESEAYLAISNDCIEFAKGFQVCQMHGGIQHVPTSELHAIVKPWPFRGWALDVIGEIKPASSKQQRYILVGIDYFTKWVEAVALRNVDQEAVIDFLQNHIICRFGLLETITTDQGTVFTGQIMREFAQEVGIKLLTSTPYYAQANGQVEAANKVIISLIKKHVGRKPKNWHQSLDQALWACRTSPKEATGTTPFRLTYGHMDMTLCYQ